Genomic window (Streptomyces sp. SLBN-31):
GCCGTCGCGTACGGCGGTCAGCCCGGCCAGCAGCTGCCGCAGCTCCTGCTCGCCCGGCCCCTGCTGCTCGGCCTCGACCGACTTGGTGGTCATGCGCACCCTCGTTCCGCTCCCCAAGAGCCCTCACCCCGAGGACTCGGAACCGCGCCGGGGCCCGGAAGGCCCCGCTATGAGCGGCAATTCCGCAGTTCACGGATATGCCTGATGAGAAATCGGTCGAAGATTAACGCAGTTCCCGGGCGGCGGCCAAAGCATCGGGAGGGCCTTTGAGCAGGCCGAAAAAAGGCATGCGGAAACCGGCATGGCCTGGGTGATGCCGGGTACTCGGACTGATTCTCAGGCGGTGTTCACCGTCCGCCCGTCACGGTCGAAGGGCGTCCTCGACGCTCGGGAAACAGGCGATCACCGTGTCGAGGCCCACCAGCTGCAGGGTGCGCAGCACCGCTCCGTGGACCCCGGCCAGCCGCAGCCACCCCTGTACGGGCTGCCTGGCCTGGTGGGCGGCGATCAGGGCGTTGACACCGCTGGAGTCCATGAACGTGACCTGGCTCAGGTCGAGCACGAGCCGACGGCCCGGGTCTTCGTCGGCCAGAGGCATCACCCGGGTCAGGGCCGACGAGCTCTGATAGTCCACTTCTCCGTCGAGGCCGAGAACGGCGATGCCGTCGACGTCGGCACGGACCACGGACAGCCCGCCGTGGCCCACTGCTTCCCGGTTGTCTGCCACTCGCATCCTTCCGCGGTCGATCGCGCACCCCGTCACGTCCCTGTTGCCATCGCTGCCCCGTATTCCGGGCTCGATGCACGCACGAGCCGCATTCATGTGTGCGCGGCGCAGGAGTAGGACGAGACCTACGGGGTAGTCGCGCGCTCATGAACGGGGTATTGCACATCGGCGGCAGGCAGTCTGTTCCGCCCGAGGGGTGGTTTCGGATGCCGGAAGCCGCACCTGCCGAGGTAACGGTGGCCCTTGACGGAGCGCCGGGCTGCATCGCCGACGCCAGGGACCAGGTGTCCACCTTCCTGGCGCGCGCCCAGTCCGAGTACGGGCTGCCGGTCTCGGCCCGGACGCTGGACCTGTCGCAGCTGGTCGTCAGCGAGCTGGTCACCAACGCGCTCAAGTACGCGCCGGGGCCGGCCCTGCTGCAACTGCGCATCCCGGACGGCAGCATGGTGGAGATCGAGGTGTGGGACACCGATCCCACGCTTCCGTGGGCCCAGGCCGCCGACGCCGGCCGGGTGGGGCAGCACGGCCTGGAGATAGTGATGGCGGTGGTGCAGGGCTTCGAGGCTCGCCGGGAGCCCGTCGGCAAGCGCGTCACCGCCAGGCTCTCGCTCTTCGACGACCCGCTGCTGGGCTGAGCGGGCGACGTCGGCGGTACCACGGGCGTCAGCCGGACCGGGCCGCCGACGATCCCGACGACTGCGACTCCGGGGCGGACAGCAGGCCGGTGGCGGCCCGCGTGTGCAGGGAGTCCAGCGTCTGCATCTGCCGGTCCGCCCGCTGCCGCAACTCCTCCAGCCGGTCGTGGTCGAAGCGCGGATCGTCCGCCGCCACGGTGAGCAGGGCGCGCCAGAGCAGCGCCTTGCCGGCCACGCCGGACCGCAGCGCCTCCAGCTCGACCAGCAGCGTGAGGCCGGATCGGCGCAGCAGACGGCCGTTGGGCTTGGCCCGGCCCAGCTTCTCGCCCAGCCATGCCCCGTAGACCTTGTACCGGCGCGCGGGAACGTCCAGTTCGGCCATGATCCGCTGCAGGGCCCGCCGGTCCTGCGCGATCTCGGTCGCCAGGTGCCGCAGCTCGTCGCCGTACGGTGTGTCACCGTGCTCCTGGACCATGCGGTGCCCCAGCTCGGCACCGACGGTCGCGCCGGCCAGGTGATCGTTGAGATAGACGCTGAGCAGTCGTGGGGCAGGCATGGCACTCCTTGGGGTCGCTGAAACCGCCGTCGGTGGGTCGGTGGAAAACCGCCGTCGGCCGGCGAGTGCCCCGTCCGGGCCGGTCCACCGCCCGGACGACCGCCTTTCGGAGGTGACGACCGCGCTCGCCCGGCGGCGTCACGACCGGCGTGGTCTTGAACAGCCTGCCGCACCGGCAGGCGGGCACGGCCGGCAGTGCGCTGCGCCGGATCGACGGTGCACTCGACCCCGCCACCTTCGGGATGGTCCTTACCCACCACACCCTGGCCGGGTCCGGTCTGGCCACTCCCGCGCCCCACGGCGCCATCGAGCCGGCCGACGCCCACACCCACCCCGCCGGTGCGACCACACGGTCCTCGGCCGTCCGGTCCTCCCCATTGCGCTGTGCGAGGCGATCATCCATTATCAGGAATCCTGTTGGTTTAATGTTGCAGCAAGGGGTACGGTCATGCCGTTCGGCTCCAGATTCCAGGCCAGGGGCATGCAGTTGCTCCTCGGCCGCGTGATGGCTCGGGTGCATGAGGACCTGCGCTTCACGGACATACCGAAGCGCACCGAAGTCCTCCGCGTGGAGACCGGCGCCGGACCGGTGACCTGCACGGTCTACCGCCCGCAGGCCACCGCCGAGGCTCCCGCCCCCGTCTACGTCAACTTCCACGGCGGCGGATTCGTCATCGCCCGCCCCGAACAGGACGACCACATCTGCCGCTACCTGGCCGCCGAGGCCGGCTGCGTCGTCGTCAACGTCGACTACGCCGTCGCCCCGCAGCGGCCCTTCCCCGTCCCCGTCACGCAGGCGTACGACGTCACCGCATGGGTCGCCCAGAACGGCGCCGCGAACGGCTGGGACGGTTCGCGGCTCGCCGTGGGCGGGCACAGTGCCGGCGGCAACCTCACCGCCGCGGTCTGCCGAACGGCCCGGGACCGCGACACCTTCACGCCCCGGCTCCAGATCCTGGACTCCGCCCCGCTCGACCAGCTCGCCGACCCCGCCACCAAGCAGTCGCCCATCGCCAGGCCGCTGCTCGGCCCCCGGCTGATGCGGATCTTCACCGACGTCTACGTCCCGGACCCGGCCGACCGCGCGGACCCCCTCGTCTCGCCCGCACTGGCCGACGACCTCGCCGGA
Coding sequences:
- a CDS encoding STAS domain-containing protein, with product MRVADNREAVGHGGLSVVRADVDGIAVLGLDGEVDYQSSSALTRVMPLADEDPGRRLVLDLSQVTFMDSSGVNALIAAHQARQPVQGWLRLAGVHGAVLRTLQLVGLDTVIACFPSVEDALRP
- a CDS encoding ATP-binding protein: MPEAAPAEVTVALDGAPGCIADARDQVSTFLARAQSEYGLPVSARTLDLSQLVVSELVTNALKYAPGPALLQLRIPDGSMVEIEVWDTDPTLPWAQAADAGRVGQHGLEIVMAVVQGFEARREPVGKRVTARLSLFDDPLLG
- a CDS encoding alpha/beta hydrolase: MPFGSRFQARGMQLLLGRVMARVHEDLRFTDIPKRTEVLRVETGAGPVTCTVYRPQATAEAPAPVYVNFHGGGFVIARPEQDDHICRYLAAEAGCVVVNVDYAVAPQRPFPVPVTQAYDVTAWVAQNGAANGWDGSRLAVGGHSAGGNLTAAVCRTARDRDTFTPRLQILDSAPLDQLADPATKQSPIARPLLGPRLMRIFTDVYVPDPADRADPLVSPALADDLAGLPPALVITAENDRLRDEGDAYAKALEAAGVPVSHRVFTGVDHYFTHTGPVASAKEAMELMAATLRGALHA